A genomic region of Haliotis asinina isolate JCU_RB_2024 chromosome 1, JCU_Hal_asi_v2, whole genome shotgun sequence contains the following coding sequences:
- the LOC137293768 gene encoding protein ABHD15-like isoform X1, with protein MQVSPETMYVVVGSVVAIVSVVVWYYRRNKHTLPKLHYVDSDLHRHILKTKPGFTSPYRPPCWLQNNHLHTIIATLVPKPKVTFKREYVNLDDGGVVALDWAQGGSEPISDTSTILIVVPGLTASADNMSELCSMALKRGYRVVVFNKRGHGDSVLTTPKMQGFGDAKDMRHCVEYLREKNPGAKLVSVGSSAGSGLLASYLGEYGAECHLATGVAICPAYKTVEFFTKPLNVIYQFLLLSSVKKILKKHAKVLSPLLDLDAAYSARCFMDYDTHVYCKIYGYEDVFEYWKHNDPLRNYRNISVPIMCISSMDDPISLGRNIPFHLFRENSNWLLATTSKGGHCGFLEESTLTPWSDRLALDYIDAVLEFQAADNKL; from the coding sequence ATGCAGGTCTCTCCAGAAACCATGTACGTCGTTGTTGGAAGTGTCGTTGCCATCGTCAGCGTCGTCGTGTGGTACTACCGTCGTAACAAGCACACTCTTCCGAAACTCCATTACGTGGACTCCGACCTTCATCGGCATATCTTGAAAACCAAACCTGGATTTACCTCCCCTTACCGACCGCCATGTTGGCTACAGAACAACCATCTTCACACGATTATAGCAACGTTGGTGCcgaaacccaaagtgacattcAAACGCGAGTACGTAAATTTAGATGATGGCGGTGTTGTTGCCTTGGACTGGGCACAGGGTGGCTCGGAACCTATTTCTGACACAAGTACTATTCTCATTGTGGTGCCTGGGTTGACGGCGAGCGCTGACAATATGAGCGAACTTTGTAGCATGGCATTAAAGCGAGGTTACCGTGTTGTAGTATTTAATAAACGTGGACACGGGGATTCAGTACTGACAACACCCAAAATGCAAGGGTTTGGTGATGCGAAGGACATGAGACACTGTGTGGAGTATTTAAGGGAAAAGAATCCCGGAGCAAAACTTGTATCTGTAGGCTCCAGTGCAGGTTCGGGCCTCCTTGCCTCCTATCTAGGTGAATACGGAGCTGAGTGTCATCTTGCAACAGGTGTGGCTATATGTCCAGCTTATAAAACAGTAGAATTCTTCACAAAACCCTTGAATGTGATCTACCAATTTCTACTTCTTTCGTCTGTAAAGAAAATCTTGAAGAAACATGCCAAGGTGCTATCGCCATTGCTTGATCTTGATGCGGCCTACAGCGCAAGATGTTTCATGGATTATGACACCCACGTCTATTGCAAAATCTACGGGTATGAGGATGTCTTTGAGTACTGGAAACACAACGATCCACTCAGAAATTATCGTAATATATCTGTTCCTATCATGTGCATAAGCAGCATGGACGATCCTATTTCCCTTGGCAGGAATATACCATTCCATTTGTTTCGTGAGAATTCGAACTGGTTGCTTGCAACGACATCCAAGGGAGGTCACTGCGGTTTCCTTGAAGAATCCACACTGACCCCTTGGTCCGACCGACTTGCTCTTGATTACATCGACGCTGTGCTGGAGTTCCAAGCAGCGGATAATAAACTATAA